In Primulina huaijiensis isolate GDHJ02 chromosome 6, ASM1229523v2, whole genome shotgun sequence, a single window of DNA contains:
- the LOC140978823 gene encoding zinc finger CCCH domain-containing protein 23, with protein sequence MMMMMIGDPPESNPTVQIPSWDRHPIEEPSAQIQSPNSNNVYPNSYDIFHYENAFAALQRYLPSNQDDAVDAGDGDSGDFEVPVDAFSCDNFRMFEFKVKKCTRSRPHDWTECPFAHPGEKARRRDPRKFHYSGSACPDFRRGTCNRGDSCEYAHGVFECWLHPARYRTQPCKDGIHCRRRVCFFAHTPEQLRVLPYTTSPDASPSRPGHDSFVAGLGLYGSSPKSTMYSPPLSPTTGSPSVSINQLTESLQGLQMNRMRMGNMSPPTWKPGFGSPRSPSTIRTGSSSMPSTPIGSLNQSGLVAFETWEISRKEEQVMERVESGRQLREKLYAKLGKENSLERVRRIDFPGTGPDSGWVSDRVK encoded by the coding sequence atgatgatgatgatgatcgGAGATCCTCCTGAGTCAAATCCCACCGTCCAAATCCCATCTTGGGACCGCCACCCCATAGAAGAGCCGTCGGCTCAAATTCAATCTCCCAACTCGAACAATGTCTACCCGAACAGCTATGATATTTTCCACTATGAAAATGCTTTTGCTGCGTTGCAACGCTACCTGCCGTCTAACCAAGACGACGCCGTAGATGCTGGAGATGGAGATTCTGGTGATTTCGAGGTCCCGGTGGACGCCTTCTCATGCGATAATTTCCGTATGTTCGAGTTCAAGGTGAAGAAATGCACGCGTTCCAGGCCGCATGACTGGACGGAATGCCCTTTTGCGCATCCCGGCGAGAAGGCGCGGCGGAGGGACCCCCGGAAGTTCCATTATTCCGGCAGCGCGTGCCCGGACTTTCGCAGGGGAACTTGTAACAGAGGCGATTCCTGCGAGTACGCGCACGGGGTTTTCGAGTGCTGGCTCCACCCTGCTCGCTACCGCACGCAGCCATGCAAGGACGGGATTCATTGCCGGCGTCGCGTCTGCTTCTTCGCTCACACACCGGAGCAGCTCCGAGTTCTGCCATATACTACTAGCCCAGACGCTTCTCCGAGCCGACCAGGCCACGACTCGTTCGTCGCCGGCCTGGGTTTGTACGGCTCCTCACCAAAATCAACCATGTACTCGCCGCCACTGTCTCCCACCACCGGGTCCCCATCGGTGTCAATCAATCAGCTCACCGAATCGTTGCAAGGTCTACAGATGAACAGGATGAGAATGGGAAACATGAGCCCGCCGACATGGAAACCCGGGTTCGGATCGCCCCGTAGCCCATCGACTATCAGAACCGGATCCTCGAGCATGCCTTCTACTCCTATCGGTTCCCTTAACCAATCAGGACTCGTGGCTTTCGAAACATGGGAAATCTCTCGCAAGGAGGAGCAGGTGATGGAGAGAGTGGAATCTGGAAGACAACTGCGCGAGAAGTTATACGCCAAGCTCGGCAAAGAGAACTCGTTGGAGCGGGTTCGACGAATTGATTTTCCGGGTACAGGTCCTGATTCGGGGTGGGTTTCGGATCGCGTCAAATGA
- the LOC140979868 gene encoding ATP-dependent 6-phosphofructokinase 6-like has product MGSENNCQMKVVTGEFGYVLQDVPHFTDYISDLPTYPNPLRSNPAYSVVKQYFVDMDDTVPQKVVVHKDTPRGIHFRRAGPREKVYFSSDEVHACIVTCGGLCPGLNTVIREIVHSLDYMYGVEKVLGIDGGYRGFYSKNTINLTPKIVNDIHKRGGTILGTSRGGHDTIKIVDSIQDRGINQVYIIGGDGTQKGASVIYEEIRKRGLKVAVAGIPKTIDNDIPVIDKSFGFDTAVEEAQRAINAAHVEAESAENGIGVVKLMGRYCGFIAMYATLASRDVDCCLIPESPFYLEGKGGLFEYIEKRLKENGHMVIVIAEGAGQELLTAKNEQDASGNKLLQDVGLWISQKIKEHFSMLRKIPITLKYIDPTYMIRAIPSNASDNVYCTLLAQSAVHGAMAGYTGFTSGLVNGRHTYIPFNRVTERQNNVVITDRMWARLLSSTNQPSFLSVKEVDEFKKELEPPTQLLDDGRNGEDENSGTNFKVIHLLRCLSCGQ; this is encoded by the exons ATGGGTTCGGAGAACAATTGTCAGATGAAGGTGGTTACCGGAGAGTTTGGATACGTTCTTCAAGATGTACCTCATTTCACCGACTACATATCTGATCTCCCT ACTTATCCTAATCCACTACGCTCCAACCCTGCATATTCAGTTGTTAA GCAGTACTTTGTTGACATGGATGACACTGTCCCCCAAAAG GTTGTTGTTCACAAGGACACTCCAAGAGGAATACACTTTCGGCGAGCTGGGCCTCGTGAAAAG GTCTATTTTTCTTCAGACGAGGTGCATGCTTGTATTGTGACATGTGGCGGTTTATGCCCGGGACTGAACACTGTGATCAGGGAAATTGTGCACAGCCTCGATTATATGTATGGGGTCGAAAAAGTTCTTGGAATTGAT GGAGGCTATAGAGGTTTTTATTCAAAGAACACAATTAATTTGACACCGAAGATTGTGAACGACATACATAAGCGTGGTGGGACAATCTTGGGAACATCTCGAGGTGGTCATGATACCATTAAGATTGTTGACAGTATTCAGGACCGTGGAATTAACCAG GTTTATATAATTGGAGGAGATGGCACCCAGAAAGGAGCATCTGTAATCTATGAG gAAATCAGGAAGCGAGGCCTGAAGGTTGCTGTTGCTGGGATACCCAAAACAATTGACAATGATATTCCG GTTATTGACAAGTCATTTGGTTTTGATACCGCTGTAGAGGAAGCACAACGTGCCATAAATGCTGCACATGTTGAAGCTGAGAGTGCAGAAAATGGAATTGGTGTAGTGAAACTAATGGGTCGCTATTGTG GATTTATCGCAATGTATGCAACTCTGGCTAGCCGGGATGTTGACTGCTGTTTGATTCCGGAATCACCCTTTTATCTCGAAGGAAAAGGTGGACTTTTTGAATACATCGAGAAAAGGCTCAAAGAAAATGGACATATGGTCATTGTTATAGCTGAAGGAGCAGGACAGGAGCTTCTTACAGCAAAAAATGAACAAGATGCTTCAGGGAATAAGCTACTTCAAGATGTTGGGTTGTGGATTTCCCAAAAAATAAAG GAACATTTTTCGATGCTGCGTAAAATTCCAATCACTCTTAAATACATTG ATCCAACTTACATGATACGTGCCATTCCTAGCAACGCATCCGACAATGTGTATTGCACACTTCTTGCTCAAAGTGCTGTTCATGGAGCAATGGCAGGGTACACTGGCTTCACTAGTGGGCTTGTCAATGGCCGGCATACATACATTCCTTTCAAT CGTGTTACTGAAAGGCAAAACAATGTTGTCATTACTGACCGTATGTGGGCGAGGCTTCTATCTTCAACTAATCAACCAAGCTTCCTAAGCGTGAAAGAGGTCGATGAATTCAAGAAAGAATTAGAGCCTCCGACTCAATTGCTAGATGATGGGAGGAATGGGGAAGACGAGAACTCAG GAACAAATTTCAAGGTTATCCATCTGTTAAGATGCCTCAGCTGCGGGCAGTAA